In Acidobacteriota bacterium, the genomic window GACGAGGCGGCCATCCCCATGGACCAGCCGTGCGGCGGGTTGTCCCGGGGCCAGCAGGGACTGGTGTCGCTGGGTGTGGCCCTGGGCCGGCGGGCCGACGTATTGCTTCTGGACGATCCCACGCTGGGGCTTGACGTCCTGGCCCGCCGCCGGCTCTACACGGCGGTGGTGGAGGAACTGGCGGCCCGCGCGGTGACGATCCTGTTCGCCACCCACCTCCCCGCCGAGGTGGAGGGCGTGCTCACCCATGCGGCGTTCGTCGCCGGCGGCCGGATCGTCGCCGCCGGCGCACTGGAGGATCTCAAAGCGGAGGCCGCGGCCGCGGGCCGCAGCGCCGCAATCGAGGATATCGCCCTGCATCACTGGGGAGGTGACCATGCTGCTTAAGGACCTGCGCCATCAAGCCTGGAACGTCTCACTCGTGCTCGTGCTGCCGCTGGCCGCCGGCATCATCCGGCTGGCCGGCCTGCGTTGGGGGGATCACCTTCCCGCCGACGTCGCCGAGATCCTGCTCATGCTCAACCTACTAGCCGTCTTCCCCCTGACCGCCGCGCTCACCGGCTTCAACCTCGTGGGGCAAGAGCGGTGGTCCCTGGTGGACACATTGCCCATGAGCCGGGCCCGCGTGCTGGGACTCAAGCTGGGTGCCGCCGGGCTGCTGACCGCGGCGGCGTTGGGCGCCGCCGCCGCGGGCACGGCGCTGGTCCAGCCGCTCCCCGTCAACAGCCTGCAGTGGACGCTGGCGGCCATGGCCGGACTGGCCGCGGCGCTGGTGGGCCTGCTGGCGGGCCTGGCCGCCGGATCGCTCGGAACCGGCGTGATCTGGTTCGCCCTGTCGGCGCTGGCGGCGTTCGGGCTCGCCGCGCTCCTTGGACTCTGGCACACTTTCTTCCACTGCCTGAAGATCTATCCCCTCACGGTTTCGCTTCCCCTGGCGGCGATCGCCATCGTGCTGGCGGCGGGCGCCGTGGCGGCGCAGTACGCGCTGCGGCGGCCGCACCGGCCCCTGCGCAACGCACTCGCGGCGGCGGCGCTCCTGATCGCGCTGGTGCTGGGCACGCTGGGCGCGGCCGCCGGGCTGGTCGCCGGGGCGTTCGCCCCGCCGCTTCGGTCGGAGGCGACATTTTTCATCGGGGTCCAGCCGCTGGCCGGCGGCCGTCTGCTCATTGACGGCTACTGGCGCCGACCGGACTGGCTGTATGGGCTGATGGACCGGCTCGGACTTCAGGATCCATACGGCCTGAAGCGGACGGTGCTGGTGGAGCCGGGCCGCGATGCTCTGATCCCCCTCGGCGGACTGGAACGGTGGGAACACATTACTCCCAGCGACGACGGCCGCTACGTGGCCATGCTGGGTTATCCCGAACCGGCCGCCCGCACGCCCGGGATGCGGTTCGGCGTGTTCGACACCGCCGGCCGGCCGGTGCTCCGCCGCATCCTCCAGTTGAACGAGGTGGGCCGGACAGCCTCCAACCTGCTCTTCTGGCGCCCGGGCGCCACCGATCTTTACCTGGTCCAGGCCGGTTACATCCGCCGCATTGAGCTGCCATCGGGGCGGGAGAGCGTGCTGCCGCTGGCCACCGCCCCGGCCGCATCCGTCGGAGCCCCCGCCATCGACTGGCAGGATTTCGGTTTTCTGGATGCGGACACCCTGTTCTGGGCTCGTCGATTCGACACCGTCGCCCTCGACGGCCTGGTGTGGTCGCCCAGCGCACAGCGCTGGGAATCCGCCTTCCGCCGAAGCGGGACGCCGGCCGAACCGGCGGCACCCTGGGCCAAATCCGTGGACTCCCTCTCGGTGGCCGGCCGCTTTCCCCGCAGCGGCATTCCCTTCGCCGGCACTACGCTCTTCGCGGCTCGGACCGGCGGCGAGATCCGCACGCTGGCGGTGGGCGACCCCGGCGCGGCCGCCCTGTTCACCGACGCCGGCGTCCTGGTCGAAGCCAGCGGCCAGCTCGAGCTGCGCCGCTGGTCCGACGGTCAGGCGGCGTTCCGGATTCCGTTCCCCCACGCCCTGTCGGGCGGCGTCAGCCACGGCGGCCGCGCCCTGCTCGTGGGGCGGCCCCGCGGTGACCGTGCGCCGGAAGACCGCCTGCTTCTCGTAGATCTTGCGGACGGCCGCCTCGTCCCGCTCGGCGACCCGCTGCCGGCGGGCCGGGTGTACTGGCTCCAGGGCCAGCGCGGCGCCGTCGCCGAGGTGAAGCTGTCCGGTGGCGAGTCGCCCGTCCTCCTGCTCGTGGACATCACCGCCGGCCGGTTCGTGGGCTCGTTCGATCCGGAATCCTTGGATAGTAAACAGTGATCGGGGAACAGTGAACAGTGAGGAGATAGGAGATTGGAGATTGGAGATTGGAGATTGGAGATTGGAGATTGGAGATTGGAGATTGGAGATTGGAGATTGGAGATTGGAGATTGGAGATTGGAGATTGTAGATTGGAGATTGGAGATTGGAGA contains:
- a CDS encoding ABC transporter ATP-binding protein, whose amino-acid sequence is MSDPAIAIDRLRYAYRPGRPVLRDLSLAVPAGAVMGFLGPNGAGKTTLMHLLNGFMPPDAGAVQVLGREPWRERVAVQRRLAFVPEYPPAYPWLTVTAFLAFYRRVCPGWDEAAARRRLDEAAIPMDQPCGGLSRGQQGLVSLGVALGRRADVLLLDDPTLGLDVLARRRLYTAVVEELAARAVTILFATHLPAEVEGVLTHAAFVAGGRIVAAGALEDLKAEAAAAGRSAAIEDIALHHWGGDHAA